The Chryseobacterium indicum genome includes a window with the following:
- a CDS encoding tetratricopeptide repeat-containing sensor histidine kinase produces the protein MKMIRLFVLFVLMFLGNLLFSQSSNVVQEVQTQSKRLKKAVDTKDESSLADSYYNIGESFFNNGNFQKSEEYYTKAKNIYEKLNDKPNIEKASRKLAKSQEKQNKISPAISNYNRAAEVSYSKSRALNSNDVTRLSVNSAEAKEEAIQNNIQLNEKEKDKGELAANYTQMADINIQQNDIPKAEVNLTNAYKISKKEAPQQALEINQKLTDFYVENKKFDKAIEAKKTVLKEDFVKENSKKQVEQIQELADIYIKKNDPKEAIDLLKKSYGIALEKGHTLEAQKSVKKLDSLYNVSENTDASVKLYRDFLGKLPDLVSKDKSLVDEKILEDTEQRIAQLEKEKQLKDELIRKKNVFNYSLIFALIVLIGLIIFIFRTLKKVQIKNKKIALQSLRREMNPHFIFNSLNSVNHFIATNNELEANQYLTKFSKLMRGVMENSTEDFIPFQQELDLLQNYLALEKTRFVDKFDYEIDVDESLNTQSLKVPGMLVQPFLENAIWHGLRYRTTKGFLNLSFEKENEQLKIIIEDNGIGIEESKKQKTEHQKTRKGRGMKNTLERIDLLNDLYKKEISCMVKDKENNSGVLVILKLNVL, from the coding sequence ATGAAAATGATCCGGCTTTTTGTCCTTTTTGTATTGATGTTTTTGGGAAATCTCCTGTTTTCCCAGAGCAGTAATGTTGTTCAGGAAGTTCAGACGCAAAGCAAAAGATTAAAAAAAGCGGTCGATACTAAAGACGAATCTTCACTGGCAGATTCTTACTACAACATCGGAGAATCGTTTTTCAACAACGGGAACTTTCAGAAAAGTGAAGAATATTACACCAAAGCCAAAAATATCTACGAAAAATTAAACGACAAACCGAATATTGAAAAGGCAAGCCGAAAACTGGCAAAGTCTCAGGAAAAGCAGAACAAAATTTCTCCGGCAATCAGCAATTACAACAGAGCCGCAGAAGTAAGTTATTCTAAAAGCCGTGCCTTAAATTCCAATGACGTGACCAGACTTTCCGTCAATTCTGCGGAAGCTAAAGAAGAAGCGATCCAGAATAATATACAGCTTAACGAAAAGGAAAAAGATAAAGGCGAACTGGCTGCGAATTACACACAAATGGCAGACATTAATATTCAGCAGAATGATATTCCGAAAGCGGAAGTAAATCTTACGAATGCCTATAAAATTTCTAAAAAAGAAGCACCGCAACAGGCATTGGAAATCAACCAGAAATTAACGGATTTTTACGTTGAAAATAAAAAATTCGACAAAGCAATTGAAGCAAAAAAGACCGTTTTAAAAGAAGATTTCGTTAAAGAAAATTCTAAAAAACAGGTGGAACAAATCCAAGAGCTTGCCGATATTTACATCAAAAAAAATGATCCGAAAGAAGCCATTGATCTGTTAAAAAAATCTTACGGAATTGCGCTTGAAAAAGGTCATACACTGGAAGCACAGAAAAGTGTAAAAAAGCTCGACAGTTTGTATAACGTTTCCGAAAATACGGATGCTTCAGTAAAATTATACCGTGATTTTCTCGGAAAACTGCCGGATCTGGTTTCAAAAGACAAAAGTCTGGTCGACGAAAAGATTCTGGAGGATACCGAACAGCGAATTGCTCAACTGGAAAAGGAAAAACAACTAAAAGATGAACTCATCCGCAAGAAAAATGTTTTCAACTACAGTTTGATTTTTGCATTGATTGTTCTGATTGGATTGATAATCTTCATTTTCAGAACCCTTAAAAAAGTTCAGATCAAGAATAAAAAAATCGCTTTGCAGTCGCTGCGCCGCGAAATGAATCCGCATTTTATTTTTAACAGCTTAAATTCTGTGAATCATTTTATTGCGACCAATAATGAACTGGAAGCCAACCAATATTTAACCAAATTTTCTAAACTAATGCGCGGCGTGATGGAAAATTCCACCGAAGATTTCATTCCGTTTCAGCAGGAGCTGGATCTGTTGCAGAATTATCTGGCTTTGGAAAAAACACGTTTTGTCGATAAATTTGATTATGAAATTGATGTAGACGAAAGTTTAAACACTCAAAGTCTAAAAGTTCCCGGAATGCTGGTTCAGCCATTTTTAGAAAACGCAATATGGCATGGTTTGCGTTACAGAACAACCAAAGGATTTTTGAACCTTAGTTTTGAAAAAGAAAACGAACAGCTCAAAATTATAATTGAAGACAACGGAATCGGGATTGAGGAAAGCAAAAAACAGAAAACGGAACATCAGAAAACCAGAAAAGGCCGCGGAATGAAAAACACCCTCGAAAGAATCGATCTGTTAAACGATCTGTATAAAAAAGAGATTTCATGCATGGTGAAAGATAAAGAAAATAATTCCGGCGTTTTGGTTATTTTGAAATTAAATGTATTGTAA
- a CDS encoding vWA domain-containing protein, with product MKNLSFLNRSTLVYLFSSTFLFNISKAQLGVSSGSVSHTVSNGLSSANESGFLNENTIIVEDFMNYHKHQIKIPKKNEVALSIDYDNTILNSDDNFLLQIGLATQNLSNRQNSNKVNVSLVIDNSGSMGGGKLEKVKKALKVFVKELKPEDLISIVKFDDTANLVLKSSKIKEVAGNLDAIIESIYPSGSTNIHSGMMMGYSEAQKHNTKDYNSKVILLTDGMTNSGITDPETILKQSKEFNDRGIDISTIGVGQQLDFDLLRRIATYGRGSNYFIGDAEEDIQKTFKDELESLLYNIGKKPKLTINLPEGMKIKTFYGYQPKYISDHQIEVELENLDCGQTQIFLMEVEKNELENSLITASLVYEKNDEVKNISSKKEYDEMTETTQQELKKNFQIAKMTTALKKAAKDFSQSNIGNSKNSMQNIIRYYQSFCDKNDEDLKRIYNIALKYSSGQRTKSYY from the coding sequence ATGAAAAATTTATCTTTTTTAAACAGAAGTACATTAGTTTACCTTTTCTCTTCAACATTTCTTTTCAATATCTCAAAAGCGCAGTTAGGAGTTTCTTCAGGCTCTGTTTCCCATACGGTGAGCAACGGTCTTTCAAGTGCAAATGAAAGTGGATTTCTTAACGAAAACACGATTATTGTAGAAGATTTTATGAATTACCACAAACATCAGATTAAAATTCCGAAGAAAAATGAAGTGGCTTTAAGCATTGATTATGACAATACAATTCTGAATTCGGACGACAATTTTTTACTGCAAATCGGGCTCGCAACGCAAAATTTATCAAATCGTCAGAATTCGAACAAAGTAAATGTTTCTCTGGTAATCGATAACAGCGGATCGATGGGTGGCGGAAAGCTTGAAAAAGTAAAAAAGGCACTGAAAGTTTTTGTAAAAGAATTGAAACCTGAAGATCTCATTTCCATTGTAAAATTTGATGATACTGCGAATCTTGTTTTAAAATCATCAAAAATAAAAGAGGTTGCCGGAAATTTAGATGCAATTATTGAAAGTATTTATCCTTCGGGTTCCACCAATATTCATTCGGGAATGATGATGGGTTATTCTGAAGCGCAAAAACACAATACCAAAGACTACAACAGCAAAGTAATTCTTCTTACCGATGGAATGACAAATTCCGGAATTACCGATCCTGAAACAATTTTGAAACAGTCGAAAGAATTTAATGACAGAGGAATAGACATCAGTACGATCGGAGTCGGGCAACAACTGGATTTCGATCTGTTAAGGAGAATCGCTACTTACGGAAGAGGCTCCAATTATTTTATCGGAGATGCTGAAGAAGATATTCAAAAGACCTTTAAAGATGAATTGGAAAGCCTTTTATACAATATCGGGAAAAAGCCGAAACTAACGATTAATCTTCCTGAAGGAATGAAAATTAAAACATTTTACGGTTATCAGCCAAAATATATTTCTGATCATCAAATAGAAGTAGAACTTGAAAATTTAGATTGCGGACAAACCCAGATTTTCCTGATGGAAGTTGAGAAAAATGAATTAGAAAATTCTTTAATTACGGCTTCTTTGGTTTATGAAAAGAATGATGAAGTGAAAAATATTTCTTCTAAAAAAGAATATGATGAAATGACGGAAACAACTCAACAAGAATTAAAGAAAAATTTTCAGATTGCTAAAATGACGACAGCACTCAAAAAAGCAGCAAAAGATTTTTCACAATCCAATATCGGAAATAGCAAAAATTCGATGCAAAACATCATCCGTTATTATCAGTCTTTCTGCGATAAAAATGATGAAGATCTGAAGAGAATTTATAATATCGCCTTAAAATATTCATCCGGACAACGCACAAAATCTTATTATTAA
- a CDS encoding SIMPL domain-containing protein translates to MKLRHFLLIGLFLIGGLINAQETKKNFIEVTGIAEMEVEPDEIIFNVGIKGDNKNQLAENEKQLFEIIKNNGVKNEDIKFKSMYQNIYSKTKIFTKNLQFKVTKKTDMGNLFENLNQKWVSNVNIAEIKNTKITDFRKTVKINALKAAKDKADYLLESMGKRTGTPLEIIEIEDYTSDMIMPMNFRAKVSNIQLEAADSNVDYSFENIDNIKLKYSIKTKYEIL, encoded by the coding sequence ATGAAACTGAGACATTTTTTACTGATCGGATTATTTCTGATAGGAGGTCTGATCAACGCACAGGAAACAAAGAAAAATTTCATCGAAGTAACCGGAATTGCAGAAATGGAAGTGGAACCGGATGAAATTATTTTCAATGTAGGAATTAAAGGAGATAACAAAAATCAGCTTGCCGAGAACGAAAAACAGCTTTTTGAAATCATTAAAAACAACGGAGTAAAAAACGAAGACATCAAATTCAAATCGATGTACCAGAATATTTATTCCAAAACGAAAATTTTCACTAAGAATCTTCAGTTTAAAGTAACAAAGAAGACCGATATGGGAAATCTTTTTGAAAACCTGAATCAGAAGTGGGTTAGCAACGTCAACATTGCGGAAATTAAAAACACAAAAATCACAGATTTCAGAAAAACCGTAAAAATCAATGCTCTAAAAGCGGCAAAAGATAAGGCAGACTATCTTCTGGAAAGTATGGGCAAGAGAACCGGAACTCCTCTTGAGATCATAGAAATTGAAGACTATACCAGTGATATGATCATGCCGATGAACTTCAGAGCAAAAGTATCCAATATCCAGCTTGAAGCAGCAGATTCTAATGTAGATTATTCTTTTGAAAATATCGATAACATCAAGCTGAAATACAGCATTAAAACAAAATACGAAATCCTTTAA
- a CDS encoding VWA domain-containing protein, producing the protein MTAFKILTLAAGTAALFGVQNSKFEYKEPAVQRTVVQNVDKPSEIKIKENKIQVALLLDTSNSMDGLIDQAKSRLWNIVNTLTTLKYNGKAPQVEIALYEYGNDGLRDENYIRQVTPLTQDLDLVSEKLFALRTNGGSEYCGAVIRDASMNLKWDDNNQSMKLIYIAGNEPFDQGRISYKEVIPSAKRKNIYTNTIFCGSRDEGIQTFWQNGASLGEGKYFNIDSDQKVIYIETPYDVRISECNTKLNDTYIYYGSHGSEFKAKQMLQDKNAEVQSVSNAVERTVAKSKKNAYKNDHWDLVDRAEKDVNFMSDVKAEELPAELKGKSKEEIKKAVAEKSAERQKIQREIEELSGKRQAFIDAEMKKRGNSEADDLGKAIEKSVLELAKKNGYTL; encoded by the coding sequence ATGACAGCTTTTAAAATTTTAACATTAGCAGCCGGAACCGCCGCTTTATTCGGGGTACAAAACTCAAAGTTTGAATATAAAGAACCGGCGGTTCAGAGAACAGTGGTTCAGAATGTCGATAAACCTTCAGAAATAAAGATTAAAGAAAATAAAATTCAGGTGGCATTGCTTCTCGACACTTCCAACAGCATGGACGGACTGATCGATCAGGCAAAATCCCGACTCTGGAATATCGTGAATACTTTAACAACTTTAAAATATAACGGTAAAGCACCGCAAGTGGAAATTGCTTTGTATGAATACGGAAATGACGGTCTCAGAGATGAAAATTATATCCGACAGGTAACTCCGCTTACTCAGGATCTGGATCTGGTTTCGGAAAAACTGTTTGCTTTGAGAACCAACGGCGGAAGCGAATATTGCGGAGCGGTAATCCGTGATGCCTCCATGAACCTGAAATGGGATGACAATAACCAAAGCATGAAACTGATCTATATTGCGGGAAACGAGCCTTTCGATCAGGGAAGAATCAGTTATAAAGAAGTCATTCCGAGTGCGAAAAGAAAGAATATTTACACCAACACAATTTTCTGCGGCAGCCGCGATGAAGGTATACAGACTTTCTGGCAAAACGGCGCTTCTTTGGGTGAAGGAAAGTATTTTAATATCGACAGCGACCAGAAAGTTATTTATATAGAAACTCCCTATGATGTCAGAATTTCAGAATGCAACACCAAACTGAATGACACCTACATTTATTACGGAAGTCACGGTTCGGAATTTAAAGCCAAACAGATGCTTCAGGATAAAAATGCCGAAGTGCAGTCGGTTTCCAACGCCGTGGAAAGAACGGTCGCAAAATCTAAGAAAAATGCCTATAAAAACGATCATTGGGATTTGGTCGACCGCGCCGAAAAGGATGTGAACTTCATGTCGGATGTAAAAGCAGAAGAGCTTCCTGCTGAATTGAAAGGAAAAAGCAAAGAGGAAATAAAAAAAGCGGTTGCCGAAAAATCAGCCGAGAGACAAAAAATTCAGAGAGAAATTGAAGAATTATCAGGAAAAAGACAGGCGTTCATTGATGCCGAAATGAAAAAACGAGGAAATTCTGAAGCCGATGATCTTGGAAAAGCGATTGAAAAGTCTGTTTTGGAATTGGCAAAGAAAAATGGTTATACTCTGTAA
- a CDS encoding NAD(P)/FAD-dependent oxidoreductase, with translation MDLKSNEPFWLLKNGLVASYPSLKSDEECDVLIIGGGITGSLIAHQMISDGYKTILIDKREICNGSTSATTSMLQYEIDAPLYELIKKIGKKGAVASYKACSDSIDKLEKLTDEIKSDSGFKRKKSLYFASKKKDVVWLKKEFNARKDAGFKVKWLESDEVSKQFGFENTFGGIVSEQGASIDAFKFAHELFKLNVSKGLKIFDKTEMTVIEYFRGFNTVTADSGFKIRAKKVIYCIGYESKNLIKEHFVNLKSTYAIVSEIDKKKFKNITNTLVWNTDEPYMYMRTTDDGRMLIAGGDEDFYDAKKRDSLLNKKEKEILKTLKKIKPDYHFYTDFVWAGTFGETKDGLPYIGTHKDFKNSYFVLGFGGNGITFSVTGMEMASLFMKGKKHLLSKYFQFGR, from the coding sequence ATGGATCTTAAATCTAACGAACCTTTCTGGCTTTTAAAAAACGGATTGGTTGCTTCCTATCCTTCATTGAAATCTGATGAAGAATGTGATGTACTGATTATCGGCGGTGGAATTACCGGAAGCCTGATTGCCCATCAGATGATTTCCGACGGGTATAAAACGATTCTTATCGACAAGCGTGAGATCTGCAATGGCAGTACTTCTGCAACAACTTCAATGCTGCAGTATGAAATTGATGCTCCTCTTTATGAACTTATTAAAAAAATAGGAAAAAAAGGAGCTGTAGCAAGTTATAAGGCATGTTCGGATTCCATTGATAAGCTTGAAAAATTAACCGATGAAATTAAATCGGATTCTGGATTTAAAAGAAAAAAATCGCTGTATTTTGCTTCCAAGAAAAAGGATGTTGTATGGCTGAAGAAAGAATTTAATGCAAGGAAAGACGCAGGTTTTAAAGTAAAATGGCTTGAAAGTGATGAGGTTTCAAAACAATTCGGATTCGAAAATACTTTTGGCGGAATTGTATCTGAGCAGGGAGCCAGTATTGATGCTTTTAAATTTGCTCACGAACTGTTTAAACTGAATGTAAGCAAAGGATTAAAAATTTTTGATAAAACAGAAATGACCGTTATTGAATATTTCAGAGGTTTTAATACAGTAACGGCTGATTCGGGTTTTAAAATAAGGGCTAAAAAAGTGATCTACTGCATCGGTTATGAAAGTAAAAATCTTATCAAAGAACATTTTGTGAATTTAAAAAGTACCTATGCCATTGTTTCTGAAATTGATAAGAAAAAATTTAAAAATATCACCAATACGCTGGTCTGGAATACCGATGAACCTTATATGTATATGCGGACAACGGATGACGGAAGAATGCTGATCGCCGGCGGTGACGAAGATTTTTATGATGCTAAAAAACGCGATTCTCTTTTAAATAAAAAAGAAAAGGAGATTTTAAAAACATTGAAGAAGATAAAGCCCGATTATCATTTTTACACAGATTTTGTATGGGCAGGAACATTCGGGGAAACCAAAGACGGACTGCCTTACATCGGAACACATAAAGATTTTAAAAATTCTTATTTTGTTCTTGGTTTCGGAGGAAACGGAATTACGTTTTCCGTGACGGGAATGGAAATGGCTTCTCTATTCATGAAAGGTAAAAAGCATCTGCTTTCGAAGTATTTTCAATTTGGAAGATGA
- a CDS encoding STAS/SEC14 domain-containing protein, translated as MITIIPEAPENVAAFNATGEVTKEDFENLVFPRVKAKIEQFGELNYLMYLDTDLDNFTAGAWLEDALLGLKNLTKWNRAAILTDNQNVQNFTEIFSVLMPGEFKSFPKGNLYNALYWCKNGNEVEA; from the coding sequence ATGATAACGATTATTCCAGAGGCTCCGGAAAATGTTGCAGCTTTTAATGCAACAGGAGAAGTGACGAAAGAGGACTTTGAAAATCTTGTTTTTCCAAGAGTGAAAGCAAAGATTGAGCAATTTGGAGAGCTGAATTATCTGATGTATCTTGACACAGATCTGGATAATTTTACAGCCGGTGCATGGCTTGAAGACGCTCTTCTCGGATTGAAGAATCTTACCAAATGGAATAGGGCGGCTATTCTTACCGACAATCAGAATGTACAGAATTTTACAGAAATTTTCAGTGTACTGATGCCGGGAGAATTCAAATCCTTCCCGAAAGGTAACCTTTACAATGCTTTGTACTGGTGCAAAAACGGAAATGAAGTGGAAGCGTAA
- a CDS encoding mannan-binding lectin produces MSTFKLDIIAGPLWSNDEAQKLGGRIAAAHLGKFTGQWSTIVEGQMSVIEVELNTQPTGDSEYTLDVLAGPIWSDEDAKEVCPAICASYGGTWNGQWTTVVEGKMSVCGCTFKF; encoded by the coding sequence ATGTCAACATTCAAATTAGACATCATTGCGGGACCACTTTGGAGCAATGACGAAGCACAAAAATTAGGCGGACGAATTGCAGCCGCACATTTAGGAAAATTTACAGGACAATGGTCTACCATTGTGGAAGGACAGATGAGCGTTATCGAAGTTGAGCTTAATACTCAGCCTACAGGAGACTCAGAGTATACTTTAGATGTTTTGGCCGGTCCAATCTGGAGCGACGAAGATGCTAAAGAAGTTTGCCCTGCAATCTGCGCTTCTTACGGAGGAACATGGAACGGACAATGGACTACCGTTGTAGAAGGTAAAATGAGCGTTTGCGGATGCACATTTAAATTCTAA
- a CDS encoding MFS transporter, with protein sequence MKIDKRIIPLAIGGLGIGTTEFTIMGLLPDMAKSLQISIPEAGHLISAYAFGVVVGAPILIGYSVKFPPKKVLIVLMMIFTLFNALSAIAPDYNTMMIIRFLSGLPHGAFFGVGTVVATRLAAKGKEAFYISLMFTGLTIANLAMVPLVTYIGHAFHWRWYFAIVSVIGLFALLFLKLWLPMLETNEDTHFMEEMKFLRKKQSWMVLMITAIGFGGLFTWFSYITPLMTIVSGIKENQMAYVMILAGAGMVVGNLVGGYLSDRLSPEKTCVLLLFLMMSSLVGVFFLSEYQTISLVLTFVCGALSMSVAAPINIMMMKAAPKSEMMAAAFMQAGFNCANALGAFLGGIPLENGYSFNYPSLVGVGMTLIGLIIAFRYKQLYSLEKTEEKEITTECISCEQ encoded by the coding sequence ATGAAGATTGATAAAAGAATAATACCGCTCGCCATCGGAGGTCTGGGAATCGGAACCACCGAGTTTACTATAATGGGCTTGCTTCCCGATATGGCAAAAAGTCTGCAGATCAGTATTCCTGAAGCCGGACATCTCATCTCGGCTTATGCTTTTGGAGTAGTTGTGGGAGCACCGATCCTTATTGGATATTCTGTAAAGTTTCCACCTAAAAAAGTGCTGATTGTTTTGATGATGATCTTCACTCTGTTCAATGCATTATCAGCAATTGCTCCCGATTATAATACGATGATGATTATCCGTTTCCTTTCCGGACTTCCGCATGGAGCATTTTTTGGAGTGGGAACAGTGGTTGCCACGAGATTAGCGGCAAAAGGTAAAGAAGCGTTCTATATATCGCTGATGTTTACAGGACTTACGATTGCAAATCTCGCGATGGTTCCGCTGGTAACGTATATCGGTCATGCATTTCACTGGAGATGGTATTTCGCCATTGTTTCTGTGATCGGGTTATTTGCCTTATTATTTTTAAAACTCTGGCTTCCGATGCTTGAAACCAATGAAGACACTCACTTCATGGAAGAAATGAAATTTCTGAGGAAAAAGCAGTCATGGATGGTTTTAATGATTACTGCGATTGGTTTTGGAGGATTATTTACCTGGTTTAGCTACATTACGCCTTTGATGACCATTGTTTCCGGGATTAAAGAAAACCAAATGGCTTACGTAATGATTCTCGCCGGAGCCGGAATGGTTGTAGGAAATTTAGTCGGTGGATATTTATCTGACAGACTGAGCCCTGAAAAGACCTGTGTTTTATTACTTTTCTTAATGATGAGTTCTTTAGTGGGGGTATTTTTTCTTTCAGAATATCAAACTATATCGTTAGTTCTTACCTTTGTTTGCGGCGCACTGTCGATGTCGGTTGCTGCACCGATTAATATTATGATGATGAAAGCCGCACCTAAAAGTGAAATGATGGCTGCTGCTTTTATGCAGGCCGGATTTAATTGTGCGAATGCTTTGGGAGCGTTTTTGGGAGGTATTCCTTTAGAAAATGGTTATTCCTTCAATTATCCTTCTTTGGTAGGTGTTGGAATGACGTTAATCGGGCTTATCATTGCTTTCAGATATAAGCAATTATACAGTCTGGAAAAAACCGAAGAAAAAGAAATAACAACCGAATGTATTTCCTGCGAACAATAA
- a CDS encoding AraC family transcriptional regulator: MKIQKENIEFEDGKSFKLFSPSLKNCFYWHYHPEIELVYVEACNGIRHVGKNISDFKDSDLLLIGSNVPHLNFDYKIQTECKQMVLQMRENFLYEYIMPVPEFENIKKLLERSYLGLSFSGQTKKTVVEKLHQIKNENSFHAFVGLIEILQILADSEEVKELNSEDTRIKWFLNDKIRMGTIYDYIHENYDQNPNVNIIAENVNLSTPAFCRYFKKQTNMTFTDFVNNYRINQAKLLLLQNNGVTEVCFQVGFESLSYFNKLFKKYIGETPSAFKKKHLSRVESNAV; encoded by the coding sequence ATGAAAATTCAGAAAGAAAATATTGAATTTGAAGACGGAAAATCTTTTAAGCTGTTTTCACCATCCCTTAAAAACTGTTTCTACTGGCATTATCATCCGGAAATCGAGCTTGTATATGTAGAAGCCTGCAACGGAATCCGCCATGTCGGTAAAAATATTTCAGATTTTAAAGACAGCGATCTGCTTTTAATAGGTTCTAATGTTCCTCATCTTAATTTTGATTATAAAATCCAGACCGAATGCAAACAGATGGTTTTGCAGATGCGTGAAAATTTTCTTTACGAATACATTATGCCCGTTCCTGAATTTGAAAACATTAAAAAACTGCTGGAACGGTCTTATCTGGGATTATCTTTCTCAGGGCAAACCAAAAAAACAGTCGTTGAAAAACTACACCAGATAAAAAACGAAAATTCATTTCATGCTTTTGTCGGGCTCATTGAAATTTTACAGATTCTTGCAGATTCCGAAGAAGTAAAAGAACTGAACAGCGAAGACACCCGCATCAAATGGTTTTTAAATGATAAAATCCGGATGGGAACTATTTACGATTATATTCATGAAAATTATGATCAGAACCCAAATGTAAATATTATCGCAGAAAACGTGAACTTAAGTACTCCCGCATTCTGCCGCTATTTTAAAAAGCAGACCAATATGACGTTTACAGATTTTGTAAACAATTACAGGATTAATCAGGCAAAACTTTTATTGCTGCAAAATAACGGTGTTACAGAAGTCTGTTTTCAGGTAGGTTTTGAAAGCCTTTCATATTTCAATAAATTATTTAAAAAATACATCGGAGAAACACCTTCCGCTTTCAAGAAAAAACATTTGAGCAGAGTTGAAAGTAATGCGGTTTAA
- a CDS encoding CinA family nicotinamide mononucleotide deamidase-related protein, whose amino-acid sequence MKNAVLITIGDEILSGSTVDTNSNFIAAELKNIGIKVVQIFTISDQIETIKKTISYAFELGDIIITTGGLGPTRDDKTKKAIAEFFNDEIALDEETFAHLKAYMEKRGRSEILERNREQAFVPTKSKVFQNHFGTAPCMMMEENGKLLFSLPGVPYEVKPLIKDQIVPYLKDKFSLHYLSTRIVSVVGIPESILADTIENWELALPENLSLSYLPVGTRVKLRLTASGEDENILKQQLEEEIKKLLPLVKDHVIATSQDRIEKILADILTEKKLTLSTAESCTGGELAKMITSVSGSSKYFLGGIVSYATEKKTDILKVKKETVEEFTVVSEQVAAEMAEGCQQLFHTDISLSTTGVAGPGKGEDGKEIGTVFYTIRIHDKEVTSRLYMPHLERQDFMHFVSQKVIQDLVAVLVNNQ is encoded by the coding sequence ATGAAAAATGCCGTTCTGATCACTATTGGTGACGAAATCCTTTCAGGAAGCACTGTAGACACCAATTCTAACTTTATTGCTGCCGAACTGAAAAATATTGGGATAAAAGTGGTACAGATTTTTACCATTTCAGACCAGATTGAAACCATTAAAAAGACCATCTCTTATGCTTTTGAGCTGGGAGATATCATCATTACAACCGGAGGTTTGGGGCCTACAAGAGACGATAAAACCAAAAAAGCCATTGCCGAATTTTTCAATGATGAAATCGCTCTGGATGAAGAAACTTTTGCCCATCTTAAAGCATACATGGAAAAGAGGGGAAGATCAGAAATTCTTGAAAGAAACCGCGAGCAGGCTTTTGTTCCTACAAAATCCAAAGTGTTCCAGAACCATTTCGGAACTGCACCCTGCATGATGATGGAAGAAAACGGAAAACTCCTTTTCAGTCTTCCCGGAGTTCCTTATGAAGTAAAACCATTAATTAAAGATCAGATTGTTCCTTATTTAAAAGATAAATTCAGTCTGCATTATCTTTCCACGAGAATTGTTTCCGTAGTCGGAATTCCGGAAAGTATTCTTGCAGATACAATTGAAAACTGGGAGCTTGCCTTGCCGGAAAATCTTTCTTTGTCATATCTTCCTGTGGGAACCCGTGTAAAACTGAGGCTTACTGCAAGCGGAGAAGATGAAAACATTCTGAAACAGCAACTTGAGGAAGAAATTAAAAAGCTCCTTCCTTTGGTGAAAGATCATGTAATCGCCACTTCGCAGGATAGAATAGAAAAAATCCTTGCCGATATTTTAACAGAGAAAAAGCTGACTCTTTCTACTGCCGAAAGCTGTACCGGAGGCGAACTCGCAAAAATGATTACTTCTGTTTCAGGAAGTTCGAAATATTTCCTTGGCGGAATTGTTTCTTATGCTACAGAAAAAAAGACAGATATTCTAAAAGTAAAAAAAGAAACCGTAGAAGAATTTACTGTTGTGAGCGAGCAGGTTGCGGCAGAAATGGCAGAAGGCTGTCAGCAATTATTTCATACCGATATTTCTTTGTCTACAACCGGAGTTGCAGGTCCCGGAAAAGGAGAGGACGGAAAAGAGATCGGAACTGTTTTTTACACCATAAGAATCCACGATAAGGAAGTGACTTCAAGATTATATATGCCACATCTGGAAAGACAGGATTTCATGCACTTTGTATCGCAGAAAGTTATTCAGGATTTGGTGGCTGTCTTAGTAAACAATCAGTAA